One stretch of Zingiber officinale cultivar Zhangliang chromosome 6B, Zo_v1.1, whole genome shotgun sequence DNA includes these proteins:
- the LOC121990625 gene encoding uncharacterized protein LOC121990625, producing the protein MANTNMVCSMCGDVGFADKLFLCIRCNYRFQHSYCTNYYEEAALASPAVCDWCICESRSASEAKRVSSLLYSKKPTAAGRDHSTGSSGSGAGDSKLKQSSEQEQIRGRSKSGATAASSKPTARRYKLLKDVLC; encoded by the coding sequence ATGGCTAATACAAACATGGTTTGCTCCATGTGCGGCGATGTCGGCTTCGCCGATAAGCTCTTCCTCTGCATACGCTGCAACTACCGGTTCCAGCACTCGTACTGCACCAACTACTACGAGGAGGCGGCTCTGGCCTCCCCCGCCGTCTGCGACTGGTGCATATGCGAAAGCAGGAGCGCAAGTGAAGCCAAGCGCGTCTCCTCCCTTCTCTACTCGAAGAAGCCAACGGCGGCCGGCAGAGATCACTCTACTGGTAGCAGCGGCTCCGGCGCCGGCGACAGCAAGCTCAAGCAAAGCAGTGAGCAGGAACAAATCCGCGGCCGCAGCAAGTCCGGCGCCACCGCTGCTTCTTCCAAACCTACTGCCCGCCGGTACAAACTACTCAAGGATGTTTTGTGCTGA
- the LOC121989349 gene encoding uncharacterized protein LOC121989349 isoform X3: MPISPHPPFSVIQAVAIEIVLPFLLPFFSPLPLLFLLPIEAAPNQSYCHRSFLLPTEAAAIEVASPASSSSSSSCLSSSPLSSSLYRSFLLLTKVAAIKRNYNLYESAQG, encoded by the coding sequence ATGCCTATTTCTCCTCATCCTCCCTTCTCAGTCATCCAAGCTGTTGCCATCGAAATTGTTCTCCCCTTCCTCCTCCCTTTCTTCTccccccttccccttctcttcctccttccaaTCGAAGCTGCTCCCAACCAAAGCTACTGTCATCGAAGCTTCCTCCTCCCAACTGAAGCTGCTGCCATCGAAGTTGCTTCTCccgcttcctcctcctcctcctcctcctgcctttcttcttctcccttgTCTTCCTCTCTCTATCGAAGCTTCCTCCTCCTAACCAAAGTTGCTGCCATCAAAAGAAACTACAATCT